The DNA region TGCCGCCTGTAGATGATGTGCACCTCTCTCGCGCCCAGGCGAAGGGCGGTGCGAGCCGCGTCGATCGCCGCGTTGCCGCCACCGATGACCGCGACTTTCTTACCCACTTTCCGGTGGCCGCCTACGTTCACATCGCGCAGGAACTCCACCGCTCCGACAACGCCCTCGAGCTCCTCACCGGGTACACCGAGTCTCTGGCTGACATTGGCTCCGATTGCGATGAAGATGGCCTTGTAGCCCTGAGCTTTCAGGTCGTCGATGGTGATGTCCTTGCCCACTCTCACGCCCGTGCGGATCTCCACGCCTCTCCTGCATATGTCGAGGATCTCGGCGTCGAGGACGTCTTTCGGCAGCCTGTATTCGGGGATTCCAGCCCTGAGCATCCCGCCCGCTTCGGGAAGCGCCTCGAACACCGTGACCTGATACCCGAACCCAGCCAGGTAATAAGCGGCTGTGAGACCCGCAGGCCCGGACCCGACTATCGCCACCTTGGCCTCCTTTCTGACCGACGGCACCTCGGGTGGCAGCGGGTTCATGAGCTCCCAGTCAGCGGCGAACCTCTTCAGCTCGCATATGGCCACAGCCTCATCAAGCTGCGAACGCCTGCACTTCCCTTCGCACGGGTGCGTGCACACGCGGCCGCACACGGCGGGGAGCGGGTTCTTCTCCTTTATGAGCTTCACCGCGTCCTGGTACCTCTTCTGCCTGATCAGGCTGATGTACCTGGGAACGTCAACCCCGGCCGGGCATGCGTTTTGACATGGCGCCTCGAATAGCGCGGCGCACACCGACGCGGGACACTTCTTGTCGCGGATGTGAGCTTCGTACTCGTTCCTGAAATACCGTATCGTCGTTAGCACGGGATTGGGAGCGGTCTGGCCCAGACCGCAGAGAGCGGTCTCCTTTATCCACGTGCCCAGCTTTATGAGGCGCTCGATATCGCCCTCTCGCCCCTGCCCACGCGTGATCCTCGTAAGTATCTCAAGCATCCTCTTGGTTCCGATACGGCACGGAGCACACTTGCCGCACGATTCGTCCTGAGTGAACTCCAGGAAGAACCGGGCGAGGTCCACCATGCACGTGTCCTCGTCCATGACGATGAGGCCGCCGGAACCCATTATCGTACCGAGCTCTTTCAAAGACTCGTAATCCACGCTGGTGTTGAGGAACTCCGCAGGCACGCACCCACCGGACGGGCCGCCGGTCTGAGCTGCCTTGAACTTCTTTCCTCCTGGAATGCCCCCACCGATGTCGAATATGATCTCGCCCAGAGGTATTCCCATAGGAACCTCGACGAGGCCCGTGTTGTTGATCTTTCCAGCCAAGGCGAAGACCTTCGTGCCCTTGCTCTTCTCGGTACCTATGCTTGCGAACCATTCCGGCCCCTTGAGGATTATGGGCGGAATGTTTGCGTAGGTCTCCACGTTGTTGATTAGAGTGGGTTTTCCCCATAGACCTTCGTTCGCAGGGAACGGTGGCCTCGGACGCGGTTCACCGCGTCTGCCCTCCACGGAAGCGAGGAGCGCTGTCTCCTCCCCGCACACGAACGCACCTGCGCCGACCCTGATGTCCACGTCGAAGTCGAATCCCTTGCCGAAAATGTCCTTGCCGAGCACCCCGTACTCGCGAGCCTGCATAATGGCATGCCCGAGGTGCTTGACCGCCAAGGGGTACTCCGCTCTCACGTACACGTATCCTTGAGAGGCGCCGATGGCGTAACCCGCGATGGCCATGGCTTCGATGACACTGTGGGGATCCCCCTCGAGAACACTCCTGTCCATGAACGCGCCGGGGTCACCCTCGTCAGCGTTGCAAACCACATACTTTTGATCGGCCTTCGCACGCCTCGTGAAGTCCCATTTCAGCCCTGTTGGGAACCCAGCGCCGCCTCGGCCGCGCAGCCCCGAACGCTTGACCACGTCCACTACCTGCTCGGGGCTCATCTCCGCGAGCACCTTCGCGAGAGCAGCGTAGCCGTCCTCGGCGATGTACTCCTCAATGTTCAGCGGATCTATCTTGCCGGTGTTGCGCAGGGCGATCCTCACCTGCCTGTTGAAGAAGGCGATGTCCCCGCACGTCGGGACGCGCTGCTGAGTATCGGGCGCTTCATACAGCAGGGATTCGACGATCCTCCCTTTCAACAGGTGTTCGGCCACTATCGTCCGTGTGTCCTCCGCTTTCAGCTTCCGGTACAGGACTCCCTCCGGGTACACCACAGCCACCGGGCCAAGCTCGCAGGGTCCCATGCACCCGGTGCTCACCACACGCACCTCGCTGGTAAGGCCGTGCTTGGCGATCTCGTCCAGAAAGGCTTGTTCGACTGCTTTGCACCCTGAGGAGACGCATCCCGCGCCGCCACACACCAGGACATGCGCACGGTATGAATCCATTTGACCAGCCTCCTTACTCTCGGGCAGCGGCTGTGTGCCGCCGCAGCGGTCCGGCGTATCCTTCCTTGAGCGCTCTCCGCTCACTCGTACTTGGCCAAGATCTCTTTCAGTCTGTCTGGTTTGAGCCGCGCGTAGATGTCGTCGTCAACCCTCACAACCGGGCCGAGGCCGCACGCACCCATGCATCGGACGACCTCCATGGAATACCTCCCGTCGCTGGTCGTGTCCTTCGCGCGGATCCCCAGATCTTGTTCGAGTCTGCTCAAGATGTCCTCTGCGCCCCTCACGTAGCACGCGGTGCCCTTGCACACGCTGATTTGGTGGCGACCCTTCGGTTTGAGCGAGAACAACGCATAGAACGTGACGACGCTATACACCTCGCTCAATGGGATGTCGAGCCCCGCGGCGACCATCGCCTGGATCTCTCTAGGAAGATATCCCACCACCTGCTGCGCCTCATGGAGAACCTGAATGAGCACACCGGGCTTTCCCCGGTAGTGCTGGATGATCTCCTGCACCTTGGCCTTTTGCTCATCCGTCACCTGGCCGAAACATGTGCACTCTTCGCACGCCATTCTGATTCCTCCTTCGCCGGCATGGCGAGGCGCGCACGCCCGCCTCGCACCCCCGGTCAACGTTCCCCATAGCATAGCAAGAAGCGTGCCGCTTGTGAACCGCGTCACAAGGCCCCGTCGCCCGCCTCTTGGACTCTTTGTGCCGCCTGTCACAATTCACTCCATGAACCCCGCCGACATCGAACTCGACCGAGCCCTGCCTAATGCATCCCTGCATTAGGCCCCCTCCGGCGTCACGGGCGCC from Bacillota bacterium includes:
- the nuoE gene encoding NADH-quinone oxidoreductase subunit NuoE, with protein sequence MACEECTCFGQVTDEQKAKVQEIIQHYRGKPGVLIQVLHEAQQVVGYLPREIQAMVAAGLDIPLSEVYSVVTFYALFSLKPKGRHQISVCKGTACYVRGAEDILSRLEQDLGIRAKDTTSDGRYSMEVVRCMGACGLGPVVRVDDDIYARLKPDRLKEILAKYE
- the nuoF gene encoding NADH-quinone oxidoreductase subunit NuoF, with amino-acid sequence MAFFNRQVRIALRNTGKIDPLNIEEYIAEDGYAALAKVLAEMSPEQVVDVVKRSGLRGRGGAGFPTGLKWDFTRRAKADQKYVVCNADEGDPGAFMDRSVLEGDPHSVIEAMAIAGYAIGASQGYVYVRAEYPLAVKHLGHAIMQAREYGVLGKDIFGKGFDFDVDIRVGAGAFVCGEETALLASVEGRRGEPRPRPPFPANEGLWGKPTLINNVETYANIPPIILKGPEWFASIGTEKSKGTKVFALAGKINNTGLVEVPMGIPLGEIIFDIGGGIPGGKKFKAAQTGGPSGGCVPAEFLNTSVDYESLKELGTIMGSGGLIVMDEDTCMVDLARFFLEFTQDESCGKCAPCRIGTKRMLEILTRITRGQGREGDIERLIKLGTWIKETALCGLGQTAPNPVLTTIRYFRNEYEAHIRDKKCPASVCAALFEAPCQNACPAGVDVPRYISLIRQKRYQDAVKLIKEKNPLPAVCGRVCTHPCEGKCRRSQLDEAVAICELKRFAADWELMNPLPPEVPSVRKEAKVAIVGSGPAGLTAAYYLAGFGYQVTVFEALPEAGGMLRAGIPEYRLPKDVLDAEILDICRRGVEIRTGVRVGKDITIDDLKAQGYKAIFIAIGANVSQRLGVPGEELEGVVGAVEFLRDVNVGGHRKVGKKVAVIGGGNAAIDAARTALRLGAREVHIIYRRQREDMPADKNEVAEAEREGVKIHFLTAPSKMIGSNGRLVNMECVRMSLGEFDRTGRRRPVPIEGSNFVIDVDMVISAISQRPDSSLVPAGSRIEVTKWSTLVADPRTHATGEPGVFAGGDCVNGPDTVIQAIADGRRAAQEIDKFLGGTGEIPVSRDLGRELAGEIHEERMMRQHPEHLPVADRKGSFDEVVSRLSEAAALYEASRCLRCDVKD